One Persephonella hydrogeniphila genomic region harbors:
- the accC gene encoding acetyl-CoA carboxylase biotin carboxylase subunit has translation MKKLDNIKRVLIANRGEIAIRAIRAIRELGGESIAVYSEADRDSMHVRLADYSICIGKAPSDKSYLNIPSILSAIEISYADAVYPGYGFLAENANFAAILEKSNIKFIGPRSETIRLTGDKAEARKAAEEAGVPIIPGSPPVETLKDALEIADRIGYPVLLKAAAGGGGRGMRVAHSPQELSRLLPVAQREAEANFGDSRVYIEKFIVNPKHIEIQILADEHGNVVYIGDRECSIQRRHQKLLEESPSPFITDDVRKKMGEAAVRFAKHVGFTGAGTVEFIVDEDMNFYFIEMNGRIQVEHPVSEMTSNIDLVAWQLLIADGKEIDFKQKEIKNNGHAIEFRINAEDPETFTPNPGKIEDLYLPGGYGVRVDTHIYKGYTVPPYYDSLIAKVIVHGKDREEAVIRGKRALTEFFIKGIKTTKDFHLKILEDEEFLSGKYTTSLVDKKYLGIKE, from the coding sequence TTGAAAAAACTTGATAATATCAAGAGGGTTTTAATAGCAAATAGAGGTGAAATTGCTATCAGAGCTATAAGGGCTATCAGAGAGTTGGGAGGTGAGTCTATAGCGGTTTATTCAGAGGCAGATAGAGATTCTATGCATGTTAGACTTGCAGATTATTCTATATGTATAGGTAAAGCTCCTTCAGATAAAAGTTATTTAAATATACCATCTATTCTATCAGCTATAGAAATATCTTATGCAGATGCTGTTTATCCCGGGTATGGTTTTTTAGCTGAAAATGCAAACTTTGCTGCTATCTTGGAAAAATCAAATATAAAATTCATAGGTCCCAGATCAGAAACTATAAGACTTACAGGAGATAAGGCAGAGGCGAGGAAAGCTGCTGAAGAAGCTGGAGTTCCGATAATACCAGGAAGTCCTCCTGTTGAAACCCTGAAGGATGCACTTGAGATTGCAGACAGGATAGGATATCCAGTTCTGTTAAAGGCTGCTGCAGGTGGCGGTGGAAGAGGTATGAGGGTTGCCCATTCTCCCCAGGAACTGTCCAGACTTCTACCTGTTGCCCAGAGAGAAGCAGAGGCAAATTTTGGAGACAGTAGGGTATACATAGAGAAATTTATTGTTAATCCAAAGCATATAGAAATACAGATACTTGCAGATGAACACGGAAATGTTGTGTATATTGGAGATAGAGAGTGTTCTATACAGAGAAGACACCAGAAACTTCTTGAGGAATCTCCATCTCCTTTTATAACAGATGATGTTAGAAAAAAAATGGGTGAAGCAGCTGTAAGATTTGCAAAACATGTTGGTTTTACAGGAGCTGGAACTGTTGAGTTTATTGTAGATGAAGATATGAATTTTTATTTTATAGAGATGAACGGAAGGATTCAGGTTGAGCATCCTGTGTCTGAGATGACCTCGAATATTGATCTGGTGGCATGGCAACTTCTTATAGCGGATGGTAAGGAAATAGATTTCAAACAAAAAGAAATCAAAAATAACGGGCATGCAATAGAGTTTAGGATAAATGCTGAGGATCCAGAAACTTTTACTCCAAATCCAGGAAAAATAGAAGATCTGTATCTTCCTGGAGGATATGGAGTGAGAGTGGATACACATATATACAAAGGTTATACTGTTCCTCCTTATTACGATTCGTTGATTGCAAAGGTTATTGTTCATGGTAAAGATAGAGAAGAAGCAGTCATAAGAGGAAAAAGAGCTTTAACGGAATTTTTTATAAAAGGTATCAAAACAACTAAAGATTTCCATCTGAAGATCTTAGAGGATGAAGAGTTCCTGTCAGGAAAATACACCACATCTCTCGTTGACAAAAAATATCTGGGAATAAAAGAATGA
- a CDS encoding type IV pilus twitching motility protein PilT, giving the protein MEQERLSFTIDEIARVAIERDATDIHITAGAPPTVRIDGKIVYLADYPVMYPKDTQKFIYSIMNEKQKRTFEEKNEVDFSIGIKGLGRFRVNVYRQRGSVAAALRRIPYEIKPMEELGLIPSVKELCRKSMGLVLVTGPTGSGKTTTLASMIDYINTNYPYHIITIEDPIEYLFPHKKSLVAQREVGNDTAGFSIALKYALREDPDVILVGEMRDLETIRAALTAAETGHLVFATLHTNTAIQTINRIINVFPENEQDQIRTELSFVLQGVISQRLLPKIGGGRVLVHEVLIPTTGIRNLIRENKIHQIYGLMQSGQVGTGMQTMNQSIFRAIKEGWITEEDGFKASPEPQELERMLKTLK; this is encoded by the coding sequence ATGGAACAAGAAAGGCTTAGTTTTACTATCGATGAAATAGCAAGAGTCGCCATAGAAAGGGATGCTACAGATATACATATTACTGCAGGAGCTCCTCCAACTGTAAGAATCGACGGAAAAATTGTCTACCTTGCAGATTACCCGGTAATGTACCCAAAAGACACTCAGAAGTTTATTTACTCTATTATGAATGAAAAACAAAAAAGAACCTTTGAGGAGAAAAACGAGGTTGACTTCTCTATAGGTATAAAAGGTCTCGGCAGATTCAGGGTTAATGTGTACAGACAGAGAGGTAGTGTTGCCGCTGCTTTGAGAAGAATACCATATGAGATAAAACCTATGGAAGAGTTAGGTCTAATTCCTTCTGTAAAAGAATTATGTAGAAAAAGTATGGGTCTGGTGCTTGTTACAGGACCTACCGGTTCAGGTAAAACAACAACCCTTGCCTCTATGATTGATTACATCAACACAAACTACCCTTACCATATAATAACTATTGAAGACCCGATAGAGTATCTGTTTCCCCACAAAAAATCACTGGTTGCCCAGCGTGAAGTTGGGAATGATACAGCTGGTTTCTCAATAGCACTGAAATACGCATTAAGGGAAGACCCTGATGTTATCCTTGTTGGTGAGATGAGGGATCTTGAGACTATCAGAGCAGCTCTAACAGCTGCTGAAACAGGACACCTTGTATTTGCAACACTTCATACAAACACAGCGATTCAAACGATAAACCGTATCATAAATGTTTTTCCAGAAAACGAGCAGGATCAGATAAGAACAGAGCTAAGTTTTGTTCTTCAAGGTGTCATATCCCAGAGACTTCTTCCAAAAATCGGTGGAGGAAGAGTTCTTGTACATGAAGTACTGATACCTACAACAGGTATAAGAAATCTTATAAGAGAAAACAAGATACACCAGATTTATGGTCTTATGCAGTCTGGACAGGTAGGAACAGGTATGCAAACTATGAATCAATCTATATTTAGGGCGATAAAAGAGGGATGGATCACAGAGGAAGATGGATTTAAAGCATCTCCTGAACCTCAGGAGCTTGAAAGAATGCTAAAAACATTAAAATAA
- a CDS encoding GspE/PulE family protein: MENTDFKSRRKLTFLRLMVSQGIVPAEKVRNNPNVDSRDFTDILTYLVESKIADENQIKDFFVNFLNLKPFDPNMEIDVEESILSNIPYSYMTKKKFAPVYYDKENEKLTIAAFNPIDKEIIHYLKFLGIKNIEILVASYSEIQNLLESYSRMAAPSEILENIGLDVEVEEEYQKEEEINVSEVVAGAEEAPIVKASRLFIVNAVRQGASDIHIEPFEKELRVRYRIDGILRTVQRLPVNIKDALVARYKIMANLDIAEKRLPQDGRIRVKIDRRPIDLRVSIIPTVYGEKVVMRIQDAQSYLGLKLEDLGFEPDDLEKIRKAIYSPWGMVLVTGPTGSGKTTTLYTALMERNTEDVNISTAEDPVEVSIPGINQVQIKEHIGLTFAEALRSFLRQDPDIILVGEIRDRETAEISIKAALTGHLVFSTLHTNDAPSSITRLIDIGVENFLVGTAVNMIIAQRLVRKLCDKCKLPANYPKEFWLGLGLTEEDIENGKFYVHNPEGCERCNKTGYRGRTAVHEILEIDDTIRKAILSGANAAQLKELAIKNGMRTLFLNALQKVKRGITDIAEVERVLIK; encoded by the coding sequence ATGGAAAACACTGATTTTAAAAGTAGAAGAAAATTAACATTCCTTCGTTTAATGGTTTCTCAGGGAATCGTCCCTGCAGAAAAAGTCAGAAACAACCCTAATGTAGATTCAAGAGATTTCACCGATATTCTTACCTATCTGGTAGAAAGCAAGATTGCTGATGAAAATCAGATAAAAGATTTCTTTGTGAATTTTTTAAACTTAAAACCCTTTGATCCTAATATGGAAATAGATGTTGAAGAGTCCATTCTTTCCAATATTCCATACAGCTATATGACAAAGAAAAAATTTGCTCCGGTTTACTATGATAAAGAAAACGAAAAACTTACTATAGCAGCATTCAACCCTATAGATAAAGAGATCATTCATTATCTCAAATTTTTAGGTATTAAAAATATAGAGATTTTAGTCGCTTCGTACTCTGAGATACAAAACCTGTTAGAAAGTTACAGCAGAATGGCAGCTCCAAGCGAGATACTCGAAAATATAGGACTTGATGTGGAAGTTGAAGAAGAATACCAGAAAGAAGAGGAGATAAACGTAAGTGAGGTTGTAGCAGGTGCAGAAGAAGCCCCTATAGTAAAAGCCTCAAGACTTTTTATAGTAAACGCAGTAAGACAGGGTGCTTCTGATATACATATAGAACCTTTTGAGAAAGAACTTAGAGTAAGATACAGGATTGATGGTATTCTCAGAACTGTACAGAGACTTCCTGTAAACATAAAAGATGCCCTTGTAGCGAGATACAAAATAATGGCAAATCTTGATATAGCAGAAAAAAGGCTTCCACAGGATGGAAGAATCAGGGTAAAAATAGATAGAAGACCTATAGACCTGAGGGTGTCAATTATACCTACTGTTTACGGTGAAAAGGTTGTTATGAGAATTCAGGACGCCCAGTCCTATCTTGGTCTAAAGCTTGAAGATCTTGGTTTTGAACCGGATGATTTAGAAAAAATAAGAAAAGCTATATACAGCCCGTGGGGAATGGTTCTCGTTACAGGGCCTACCGGTTCAGGTAAAACAACAACTCTTTATACAGCTCTTATGGAAAGAAACACAGAGGATGTAAATATATCAACAGCTGAAGATCCTGTTGAAGTATCCATTCCTGGAATAAATCAGGTTCAGATAAAAGAACATATAGGCTTGACATTTGCAGAGGCTCTAAGATCATTCCTCAGACAAGACCCTGATATTATTCTTGTTGGTGAGATAAGGGATAGAGAGACTGCAGAAATTTCCATAAAAGCGGCTTTAACAGGACACCTCGTATTTTCAACACTCCACACAAATGATGCTCCTTCTTCAATAACAAGGTTAATAGATATAGGAGTTGAAAATTTTCTTGTAGGAACAGCAGTAAATATGATAATCGCACAGAGGCTGGTAAGAAAACTGTGTGATAAATGTAAACTTCCTGCAAACTACCCAAAAGAATTCTGGCTGGGATTAGGGCTAACCGAAGAAGATATAGAAAATGGCAAGTTTTACGTCCACAATCCTGAAGGGTGTGAAAGGTGTAACAAAACCGGATACAGAGGTAGAACAGCAGTTCATGAAATTTTAGAGATAGACGATACAATTAGAAAGGCTATTTTATCTGGAGCAAATGCAGCACAGCTTAAAGAGCTTGCAATAAAAAATGGGATGAGAACTTTATTCTTAAATGCTCTGCAAAAAGTAAAAAGAGGAATAACAGATATTGCAGAGGTGGAGAGGGTTCTTATCAAATAA